In Wenyingzhuangia fucanilytica, the following are encoded in one genomic region:
- a CDS encoding sulfatase family protein — translation MGTLDIEAQNKPNVVYILVDDLGYGDLGCYGATKVKTPNIDKLANEGKMFTDAHSASAVCTPSRYALLTGQYPIRGNNGKGIWGPASVPSELLINTEQITIADVFKNSGYNTAALGKWHLGFKKGKNDWQEPLSPGPNDLGFDYYYGVPLVNSAPPYVYVENTHVVGGDAKDPLVFVGKGKDKEVTPITPIPPEASQRTVNMFKGAVKAHKLYNDYTVGQVLAGKAVDWITEKTTNNKKNPFFLYFATTHIHHPFTPGTNFQGKSDAELYGDFIQELDWMVGQVTSTLEQQGVADNTLIILTSDNGAMLNLGGRNAVKAGHKINGDLLGFKFGVWEGGHRIPFIAKWPGKIKPGTVSDQLICNVDMLATFMAITGQDPNSLDNSDSINVLPAFIDNPSEPIRNELLLAPYKATHLSLRKEKWMYIPAKGSGGFHGSKPNHHAWGGAPAVNFVGGKNSEMENGKLKETAQVAQLYNLEKDKYQTTNVYSQFPEVVKEMEAILDTYRPKK, via the coding sequence ATGGGCACTTTAGACATTGAAGCACAAAACAAACCCAACGTCGTTTATATTTTAGTAGACGATTTGGGTTATGGAGATTTGGGTTGCTACGGAGCTACCAAAGTAAAAACACCAAATATTGATAAACTGGCAAACGAAGGAAAAATGTTTACCGATGCCCACTCAGCATCTGCAGTATGTACACCTTCTCGTTATGCTTTATTAACAGGACAATATCCAATAAGAGGAAACAACGGAAAAGGAATTTGGGGACCAGCTTCGGTACCATCGGAATTATTAATTAACACCGAACAAATTACCATTGCAGATGTGTTTAAAAATAGTGGATACAATACTGCCGCTTTAGGAAAATGGCATTTAGGTTTTAAAAAGGGAAAAAATGATTGGCAAGAACCTTTAAGTCCAGGGCCTAACGATTTAGGTTTTGATTATTATTATGGAGTGCCATTAGTAAATAGTGCACCCCCTTATGTGTATGTTGAAAATACACATGTAGTTGGAGGAGATGCTAAAGATCCTTTGGTTTTTGTAGGTAAAGGAAAAGATAAAGAGGTTACTCCAATCACACCTATTCCGCCAGAAGCGTCGCAAAGAACTGTTAATATGTTTAAAGGTGCTGTTAAAGCACACAAGTTATATAACGATTACACAGTAGGTCAAGTATTGGCTGGTAAAGCAGTGGATTGGATTACGGAAAAAACAACCAACAATAAAAAGAATCCGTTCTTTTTATACTTTGCTACTACTCATATCCATCATCCTTTTACACCGGGAACTAATTTTCAAGGAAAGAGCGATGCGGAACTTTATGGAGATTTTATTCAAGAGTTAGATTGGATGGTTGGACAAGTAACTTCTACCTTAGAACAACAAGGCGTTGCAGACAATACTTTAATCATTTTAACGAGTGATAATGGAGCCATGTTAAATTTAGGAGGGCGAAATGCTGTAAAAGCGGGACATAAAATTAATGGTGATTTGTTAGGTTTTAAATTTGGTGTTTGGGAAGGCGGACACAGAATTCCATTTATTGCCAAATGGCCTGGAAAAATAAAACCAGGAACCGTGTCTGATCAATTGATTTGTAATGTAGATATGTTGGCTACGTTTATGGCAATTACAGGACAAGACCCAAACAGTTTGGATAATTCAGATAGTATAAATGTATTACCTGCATTTATTGATAATCCTAGTGAACCTATTCGAAATGAATTGCTTCTTGCTCCTTATAAGGCTACACATTTATCACTTCGTAAAGAAAAATGGATGTACATTCCAGCAAAAGGAAGTGGTGGATTTCATGGATCCAAACCAAATCATCACGCATGGGGTGGAGCACCAGCAGTAAATTTTGTAGGAGGAAAAAATAGCGAAATGGAAAACGGAAAGCTGAAAGAAACTGCTCAAGTTGCTCAGTTGTACAATTTAGAAAAAGATAAATATCAAACCACAAATGTGTACAGTCAATTTCCTGAAGTAGTTAAAGAAATGGAAGCCATTTTAGACACATATAGACCTAAAAAATAA
- a CDS encoding sulfatase family protein — MRKIVQKFMLVLVLLVFGISISSAQENNLKSGKWDITRPNIVYIICDDLGYGDVHALAPKTSKMMTPNADQLASEGMVFTDAHSGSSVCTPTRYGIMTGRYSWRTKLQSGVVQGYRDNLIVENRPTVANHLKKLGYHTAIIGKWHMNFNYLNPNTGKLLEKPKNKKGFKAPIGTIIPDGPITRGFDYFYGIHHAGSMKEIIENDKVIKHENEINFLPSLTKNSVTYINERAKDKNKPFFLYLPLGSPHTPIVPSADWQGKSELGAYGDFVMETDNVIGEVSKVLEKNGLSENTLIIFTSDNGASKAANIPALAEKGHYVSAHMRGSKADLWDGGHRIPFIVRWPVLVKEGTKSKELICLTDLFATISEITNTSLPVNGAEDSFSFLPALKEKPINSERKGVIHHSISGHFAYRQGKWKLLLAKGSGGWTAPRENEVAEDALVAQLYNLEKDPSETTNLYDTEPEIVEQLLKDLKSDIYSGATRNGTVIKNDIDNIILWKSKHDN; from the coding sequence ATGAGGAAAATAGTTCAAAAATTTATGCTAGTCCTAGTTTTATTAGTCTTTGGAATTAGTATATCATCAGCACAAGAAAATAATTTGAAATCAGGTAAATGGGATATAACTCGTCCTAATATTGTCTACATTATTTGTGATGATTTGGGTTATGGTGATGTACATGCACTAGCCCCTAAAACTTCAAAAATGATGACGCCTAATGCTGATCAGTTAGCAAGTGAAGGTATGGTTTTTACAGATGCACATTCAGGTTCTTCTGTTTGTACACCTACTAGATATGGAATCATGACAGGTAGATATAGTTGGAGAACTAAATTACAAAGTGGAGTAGTACAAGGATATCGAGATAATTTAATTGTAGAAAACCGTCCTACAGTAGCAAATCACCTTAAAAAGTTAGGATATCATACTGCAATTATTGGAAAGTGGCATATGAATTTTAACTATTTAAACCCTAATACAGGAAAATTACTTGAGAAACCTAAAAACAAGAAAGGCTTTAAAGCCCCTATTGGTACTATAATCCCAGATGGACCTATTACCAGAGGGTTTGATTATTTCTATGGGATACATCATGCAGGAAGTATGAAGGAAATTATAGAAAATGATAAGGTGATTAAACATGAAAACGAAATCAATTTTTTGCCTTCATTAACAAAGAATTCGGTAACATACATCAACGAAAGGGCTAAAGATAAAAACAAGCCTTTTTTCTTATATCTTCCTTTAGGTTCGCCTCATACACCTATAGTTCCTTCTGCGGATTGGCAAGGAAAAAGTGAATTAGGTGCCTATGGTGATTTTGTTATGGAAACTGATAATGTGATTGGTGAAGTTTCTAAAGTCTTAGAAAAAAATGGTTTATCAGAAAATACGTTAATTATTTTTACTAGTGATAATGGAGCCTCTAAAGCTGCAAATATTCCAGCATTGGCAGAAAAAGGACATTATGTTAGTGCACATATGAGAGGTTCTAAAGCCGATTTATGGGATGGTGGACACAGAATTCCTTTTATTGTTCGTTGGCCAGTTTTGGTAAAAGAAGGAACTAAGTCTAAAGAATTAATTTGTTTAACCGATTTGTTTGCAACCATCTCCGAAATTACCAATACATCACTTCCGGTAAATGGAGCAGAAGATAGTTTTAGCTTTTTACCAGCTTTAAAGGAAAAACCTATTAACTCAGAGCGTAAAGGTGTTATTCATCATTCAATAAGTGGTCATTTCGCTTACAGACAGGGTAAATGGAAGTTACTTTTAGCAAAAGGCTCTGGTGGTTGGACAGCTCCAAGAGAAAATGAAGTAGCAGAAGATGCTCTAGTAGCACAGTTGTATAATTTGGAAAAAGATCCTAGTGAGACAACAAACTTATATGACACTGAGCCAGAAATTGTAGAACAACTTTTAAAAGATTTAAAATCAGATATCTATTCTGGAGCTACACGTAATGGAACGGTTATTAAAAATGATATAGATAATATCATACTGTGGAAAAGTAAACACGATAATTAA
- a CDS encoding DUF6786 family protein — MKNKHTFTIQKLGILILSLGLMTSCNSKKKAEKDNKTTDTEHHQNKSIKGATYGDDVRFMKYYIELIELTDANHQSKVAVTAALQGRVMTSSAFGDEGRSYGWINRELFESKEIQEHINVYGGEERFWLGPEGGQYSIFFKKGAEFTLEDWYTPKLIDLEPFDVKNVSATSATFTKKASLKNYSGFQFDMEIEREVAILSKDDIQTDLGLQTLSENLKTVAYQTTNTLTNIGKKEWKKDSGLLSIWLLGMFNHSPNTTIVIPYVQGDDAELGKVVNDTYFGKVPSDRLVVKENAIFFKGDGEYRSKIGLSPMRAKNIAGSYDSANGILTIVKYNKPKNVTDYVNSMWEIQEEPFSGDVINAYNDGAPEPGAKPLGPFYELETSSPALALKPGESGTHIQTTYHIEGNETTLNPMVKELFGVTINEIKTAFK, encoded by the coding sequence ATGAAAAACAAACATACATTCACTATTCAAAAATTAGGAATTCTAATCTTATCATTAGGATTGATGACTTCTTGTAATTCTAAAAAGAAGGCAGAAAAAGATAATAAAACTACGGATACAGAACATCATCAAAATAAATCCATTAAAGGAGCTACTTACGGTGATGATGTGCGTTTTATGAAATATTATATAGAATTGATTGAGTTAACGGATGCTAACCATCAATCTAAAGTAGCTGTTACTGCTGCTTTGCAAGGTAGAGTAATGACAAGTTCTGCTTTTGGAGACGAAGGAAGAAGTTATGGATGGATTAATCGTGAGTTGTTTGAGTCTAAGGAGATTCAAGAACACATCAACGTATATGGAGGAGAAGAACGTTTTTGGTTAGGGCCAGAAGGCGGACAATACTCTATCTTTTTTAAAAAAGGAGCTGAGTTTACCTTAGAGGATTGGTACACGCCAAAATTGATAGATTTAGAGCCTTTTGATGTGAAAAATGTATCGGCAACTTCGGCTACGTTTACTAAAAAAGCTTCTTTAAAAAATTATTCAGGTTTCCAGTTTGATATGGAAATAGAAAGAGAAGTGGCTATTCTTTCTAAAGATGATATTCAAACAGATTTAGGCTTGCAAACTCTTTCAGAAAATTTAAAAACTGTGGCATATCAAACTACCAATACATTAACCAATATTGGTAAAAAAGAATGGAAAAAAGACAGTGGTTTGTTGTCCATTTGGTTGTTAGGTATGTTTAATCATTCCCCAAACACTACTATTGTCATTCCTTATGTACAAGGAGATGATGCTGAATTAGGGAAAGTCGTAAACGATACGTATTTTGGAAAAGTTCCATCAGATAGGTTGGTAGTTAAAGAAAATGCCATTTTCTTTAAAGGAGATGGAGAGTACAGAAGCAAAATAGGTTTGTCTCCAATGCGAGCAAAAAACATTGCAGGTTCTTACGATTCGGCAAACGGAATTTTAACCATAGTAAAATACAACAAACCTAAAAATGTTACAGATTATGTAAACTCTATGTGGGAAATTCAAGAAGAGCCTTTTAGCGGTGATGTGATTAATGCTTATAACGATGGAGCTCCAGAGCCAGGAGCTAAGCCATTAGGGCCTTTTTATGAGTTAGAAACGTCTTCTCCTGCACTGGCATTAAAACCTGGTGAAAGCGGTACACATATTCAAACCACTTATCATATAGAAGGAAATGAAACAACTTTAAACCCTATGGTAAAAGAACTTTTTGGAGTGACTATTAACGAAATAAAAACGGCTTTTAAATAA
- a CDS encoding alpha-L-fucosidase — translation MKRKLKKSVVLAISTLMLLSCNSQSKKKETTQLPYDGSWESLQKMPVPNWFNDGKIGIFIHWGPYSVIGHRKGGRGYAEHTPKLIYKDSTYYYPYLRERWGAAPPEFGYKDIIPEFKAEKWNPEEWAELFAEVGAKYVVLTAEHHDGWANWDSDLTPWNAVDKGPKRDLVGDLGKAVKAQGLKYAPSYHRERHTSFFTKQQYKVHAQAQDDILEEIKRNPEAESLYGPFGFSKQAVDEYVARWKEIQDKYQPDFLWIDDIPIFTRDGNNTQVEPKVFKPEIQYYYDQCRLMITDFMNNGAQNNQEVYVNNKGKNRNWPDGIGCLEKDNLKLKVIGPKWQSCTTFGTSFGYLENDTYKTVESVIHEMVEVISRNGNFLINIGPKADGTIVPEQEERLRAMGKWLATNGAAIYGTRYWKENHQKNGNLAFTTKGTKLYAIALDKPVNPILIEATKGWTNKDVKSVKLLGTDAEVSWNLTANGLEIIPPSDLGKSEYAWSFEIETNTNQHTPNAIQNDASKALEGTKKVDLDGNH, via the coding sequence ATGAAAAGAAAATTAAAAAAATCAGTTGTACTCGCTATAAGTACTTTGATGTTGTTGTCATGTAATTCACAATCAAAGAAAAAAGAAACGACTCAATTGCCATATGATGGTAGCTGGGAATCACTCCAAAAAATGCCAGTACCCAATTGGTTTAACGATGGTAAAATAGGAATCTTTATCCATTGGGGACCTTATAGTGTTATAGGGCATCGCAAAGGAGGAAGAGGTTATGCAGAGCATACGCCTAAATTGATTTATAAAGATTCAACCTATTATTATCCTTACTTAAGAGAACGTTGGGGAGCAGCACCACCAGAATTTGGTTATAAAGATATTATTCCAGAGTTTAAAGCAGAAAAATGGAATCCGGAGGAATGGGCAGAATTGTTTGCAGAGGTTGGAGCAAAATATGTAGTGTTAACAGCAGAACATCACGATGGTTGGGCCAATTGGGATTCTGATTTGACTCCTTGGAACGCTGTGGATAAAGGACCTAAACGAGATTTGGTAGGAGATTTAGGAAAAGCGGTTAAAGCCCAAGGTTTAAAATACGCTCCATCTTATCACAGAGAACGTCATACCAGTTTTTTTACCAAGCAACAATATAAAGTACATGCACAAGCTCAAGATGATATTTTAGAAGAAATTAAAAGAAATCCTGAAGCAGAGTCGTTGTATGGACCTTTTGGATTTAGCAAACAAGCTGTTGATGAATATGTGGCACGATGGAAAGAAATTCAAGACAAATATCAACCTGACTTTTTATGGATTGATGACATTCCAATTTTTACAAGAGATGGAAACAATACACAAGTAGAACCTAAAGTATTTAAGCCAGAAATTCAATATTACTACGACCAATGTAGATTGATGATTACGGACTTTATGAACAATGGAGCCCAAAATAATCAAGAGGTTTATGTAAATAACAAAGGGAAAAATAGAAACTGGCCAGATGGTATTGGTTGTTTAGAAAAGGACAACTTAAAGTTAAAAGTGATTGGGCCTAAATGGCAAAGCTGTACTACGTTTGGAACTTCTTTTGGGTATTTAGAAAACGATACTTACAAAACGGTTGAAAGTGTTATTCATGAAATGGTAGAAGTCATAAGCCGTAATGGAAACTTTTTAATTAACATAGGGCCAAAGGCCGATGGTACTATTGTTCCTGAGCAAGAAGAACGATTAAGAGCCATGGGGAAATGGTTAGCGACCAACGGAGCTGCTATTTATGGAACGCGTTATTGGAAAGAAAATCATCAAAAAAATGGAAACTTAGCTTTTACCACCAAAGGAACAAAATTATATGCCATTGCTTTGGATAAGCCCGTGAATCCAATTTTAATAGAAGCCACCAAAGGTTGGACAAATAAGGATGTAAAATCGGTAAAGCTTTTAGGAACAGATGCTGAGGTTTCTTGGAATCTAACCGCTAATGGTTTAGAAATCATCCCACCATCAGATTTAGGAAAAAGCGAATATGCTTGGTCTTTTGAGATAGAAACAAACACCAATCAGCATACACCAAACGCTATTCAAAACGATGCAAGTAAAGCACTAGAAGGAACTAAAAAAGTAGATTTAGATGGAAACCACTAA
- a CDS encoding carboxypeptidase-like regulatory domain-containing protein: METTNKNNNLKVKYQFFKTILLALSLSIVFSNNAFAQFENKTTIIGWVTDVQNNPLDGVSIQANGEGAKTKSDGKFELILHKSHSKKLELLISKLGFKEQKIKVNTSKLAKDLKIQLVSDGNKLAKYQIEKVSIEPEVLSVMKEKWGESFIHAQYPKQFLNNIITLTPGEDVQTAIDKAHESGGGIVYLTEGIHTTDDLKIKSKVTLCGAGRSKTILKHTGNGHFMSQAAQKLTDIVFKDITLQGGEHTKSGLGLRGQNDDRHERFMWQNVNITGVNSHGIGISRVNHIVMDNSHFQNNGLKGSLHHNVYFLFVSYVLQSDCDMSDPAEGKSNKYTSTSHLLTQRCVMKNGKGNGIQADNDQGGYLFFHKHHLSGFARVAMWFPCEEYYNKFQYTEDPKWVPQNVILNRCEVINNGYGAMWRIVRGESNVINSYFDNEKIDMGLLKCDVKMDKKSVFKKGNEFYEDVKEWPKDLKLLG, encoded by the coding sequence ATGGAAACCACTAATAAAAACAATAATTTAAAAGTAAAGTATCAGTTTTTTAAAACAATATTATTAGCCCTTTCTTTAAGTATTGTTTTTTCTAATAATGCTTTTGCGCAATTTGAAAATAAAACAACCATTATTGGTTGGGTTACAGATGTACAAAATAATCCTTTAGATGGGGTTTCTATTCAAGCCAATGGAGAAGGTGCTAAAACAAAATCTGATGGAAAATTTGAATTGATACTGCATAAATCACATTCAAAAAAACTAGAATTGCTTATTTCAAAACTAGGATTCAAAGAGCAGAAAATAAAAGTAAATACATCAAAATTAGCCAAAGATTTAAAAATTCAATTGGTTTCTGATGGAAACAAACTGGCTAAATACCAAATAGAAAAAGTTAGCATAGAACCCGAAGTGCTTTCTGTTATGAAAGAAAAATGGGGAGAAAGTTTTATACATGCTCAATATCCTAAGCAATTTTTAAATAACATTATTACGCTAACTCCTGGGGAAGATGTGCAAACAGCCATTGATAAAGCTCACGAAAGCGGTGGCGGAATTGTATACTTAACAGAAGGAATCCATACTACAGATGATTTAAAAATTAAAAGTAAGGTAACACTTTGTGGAGCAGGAAGAAGTAAGACCATTTTAAAACACACGGGTAACGGACATTTTATGAGTCAGGCAGCACAAAAACTTACCGATATTGTGTTTAAAGACATTACACTACAAGGAGGAGAGCATACAAAGAGTGGACTAGGTTTACGTGGACAAAATGATGATAGGCATGAACGTTTTATGTGGCAAAATGTTAACATTACCGGTGTTAATTCTCATGGAATTGGTATTAGTCGTGTGAACCATATTGTTATGGATAATAGCCATTTTCAGAACAATGGACTTAAAGGTAGTTTGCATCATAATGTGTACTTTTTGTTTGTGAGCTATGTATTGCAGTCGGATTGTGATATGTCTGATCCTGCTGAGGGTAAATCGAATAAATATACTTCTACATCACATTTATTAACACAACGTTGTGTAATGAAAAACGGAAAAGGAAATGGAATTCAAGCCGATAATGATCAAGGAGGTTATTTGTTTTTTCACAAACATCATTTGTCTGGTTTTGCTCGTGTCGCCATGTGGTTTCCTTGCGAAGAATATTATAACAAGTTTCAATACACTGAAGACCCAAAATGGGTGCCTCAAAATGTTATTTTAAACCGTTGTGAAGTCATCAATAATGGTTACGGAGCTATGTGGAGAATTGTAAGGGGAGAGTCCAACGTCATCAATAGTTATTTTGATAATGAAAAAATAGACATGGGCTTATTAAAATGCGATGTAAAAATGGATAAAAAGAGCGTATTTAAAAAAGGCAATGAGTTTTATGAAGATGTAAAAGAATGGCCAAAAGATTTAAAATTACTAGGGTAA
- a CDS encoding sulfatase, with protein sequence MKIKSIFAVIISTWFLSACAQEKKPNIIFIMADDLGWQDVGFMGSQWFETPNLDALAKESMVFTDAYMYPTCSPSRTALLTGKQSFRTGVYNVPVLEKGDVEHNIFSRWTVDLEHTMYAQPLKEVGYTSIHLGKWHVVGPNPKEETNYPFKKPLKQPANGSLDWLQEHQSAEIQQYYPIGKGFDENVGGTWWGDPARGYKKGYKAESGGYKAPFKNPFIKDKKKDEWLTDRLTDDAIDFIKRNKNEPFFVNLHYYAPHRPTVPRSNEQYQNFLNKTPDVVTGQGEKRLEEIAGYATMIAAIDENVKRIFDYLDEQGLRENTIVIFTSDNGFNGLQSNTNSLRGAKGTIYEGGIRVPAFVNWKGKVKAGISETPICGMDYFPTFLDLANIKDYKGVLDGTSILPVLKNNSFKERPLFWHLASTYKNPPCSIIRKGNWKLIQFLNDGKLELYNLKDDLKETENLADINKKISSVLLKELTEWRKKNDVPLPPASILKY encoded by the coding sequence ATGAAAATTAAAAGCATATTTGCTGTTATAATAAGTACTTGGTTTCTATCCGCTTGTGCACAAGAGAAAAAGCCAAACATCATTTTTATCATGGCCGATGATTTGGGTTGGCAAGATGTAGGTTTTATGGGGAGCCAATGGTTTGAAACTCCTAATTTAGATGCTTTGGCTAAAGAAAGTATGGTGTTTACAGATGCATATATGTACCCAACTTGTTCGCCTTCTAGAACAGCTTTGTTAACGGGGAAGCAGTCTTTTAGAACGGGTGTTTACAATGTACCTGTATTAGAAAAAGGAGATGTTGAACACAACATTTTTTCACGTTGGACAGTAGATTTAGAACACACCATGTATGCACAACCACTTAAAGAAGTTGGGTACACATCTATCCATTTAGGAAAATGGCATGTGGTAGGACCTAATCCAAAGGAAGAAACAAATTATCCATTTAAAAAGCCTTTAAAACAACCTGCTAACGGAAGTTTAGATTGGTTACAAGAACATCAATCAGCAGAAATTCAACAATATTACCCTATTGGAAAAGGGTTTGATGAAAATGTTGGAGGTACTTGGTGGGGAGATCCTGCTCGTGGATACAAAAAAGGGTATAAAGCAGAAAGTGGTGGTTACAAAGCACCGTTTAAAAATCCGTTTATAAAAGATAAAAAAAAGGATGAATGGTTAACCGATAGATTAACAGATGATGCGATTGACTTTATCAAAAGAAATAAAAACGAACCCTTTTTTGTGAATTTACATTACTATGCACCACACCGACCAACGGTACCTAGAAGCAACGAGCAATATCAAAATTTTTTAAATAAAACTCCAGATGTTGTAACAGGACAAGGAGAAAAACGCTTGGAAGAAATAGCAGGTTATGCTACGATGATTGCTGCTATTGATGAAAACGTAAAACGTATTTTTGATTATTTGGATGAACAAGGTTTACGAGAAAATACCATTGTAATATTTACATCAGACAACGGATTTAATGGCTTGCAAAGTAATACAAATAGTTTAAGAGGAGCCAAAGGAACTATTTACGAAGGTGGCATTCGTGTACCTGCTTTTGTGAATTGGAAAGGAAAAGTAAAGGCTGGAATTTCAGAAACGCCTATTTGTGGAATGGATTATTTTCCAACCTTTTTGGATTTAGCAAACATAAAAGATTATAAGGGAGTGTTAGATGGAACTTCTATTCTTCCCGTGTTAAAAAACAATTCGTTTAAAGAAAGGCCTTTGTTTTGGCATTTGGCTAGTACTTATAAAAATCCGCCATGTTCTATTATTAGAAAAGGAAATTGGAAACTGATTCAGTTTTTAAACGATGGAAAATTAGAGTTGTATAATTTGAAAGACGATTTAAAAGAAACTGAAAATTTAGCAGATATAAACAAAAAAATAAGCTCTGTATTATTAAAAGAACTTACCGAGTGGCGTAAGAAAAACGATGTTCCGTTGCCACCGGCATCAATATTAAAATATTAA
- a CDS encoding sulfatase-like hydrolase/transferase, whose translation MKLKFILVVFSTFMCNLYAQSTQENNKPNILFIFADDQTFNTIGALENCPVKTPNLDKLMNNGVSFSHTFNQGSFTPAVCVASRTMLNTGAFIWNAATYSKKGKNIHDPNAPKNNPKYDISFKMPEQYWPQYLKQAGYDTYMSGKWHVGEVAPKDIFDYTKDVRPGMPNQTKGRYARTFEKDKPDTWSPYNKELGGFWQGGKHWSEVLADNGIAFIEKAKQNETPFFMYLAFNAPHDPKQAPKRFVDMYDANKIEIPENFISEYPYNQAAGAGRGLRDEKLAPFPRTPYSVQVNRQEYYASISHMDEQVGKILTALEASGKAENTYIFFTADHGLAIGDHGFMGKQNMYDASMRVPMIVCGPNVPKGKVIDEFVYLQDIMPTSLELAGLEKPATIDFNSLLPLVKGEVKKSKYPTVYGAYFGSQRMYRTKDYKMIVYPTINVVRLYDMKNDPMEMNDLAVDKEKHKRILKKMFKEYKEVQKQMKDPIDLTVVFESFMNKKS comes from the coding sequence ATGAAGTTAAAATTTATACTAGTAGTTTTTAGCACTTTTATGTGTAACCTGTACGCGCAAAGTACACAAGAAAATAATAAGCCAAACATCCTTTTTATTTTTGCAGACGATCAAACATTTAACACCATTGGAGCATTAGAAAATTGCCCAGTTAAAACTCCTAACTTAGATAAGTTAATGAATAATGGAGTTTCTTTTTCACACACTTTTAATCAAGGTTCTTTTACTCCAGCCGTGTGTGTGGCTAGTAGAACTATGTTAAATACAGGAGCGTTTATATGGAATGCAGCTACCTATTCTAAAAAAGGAAAAAATATTCACGATCCCAATGCTCCAAAAAACAATCCTAAATACGATATAAGTTTTAAAATGCCAGAACAATATTGGCCTCAATATTTAAAACAAGCAGGATACGATACTTATATGTCAGGAAAATGGCATGTTGGAGAGGTTGCTCCAAAAGATATTTTTGATTACACTAAAGATGTACGTCCAGGTATGCCAAATCAAACCAAAGGAAGATATGCACGTACTTTTGAAAAAGACAAGCCAGATACTTGGTCTCCGTATAACAAAGAACTAGGAGGTTTTTGGCAAGGTGGAAAACATTGGAGTGAGGTATTGGCAGACAATGGTATTGCTTTTATTGAAAAAGCCAAACAGAATGAAACTCCGTTTTTTATGTACTTGGCATTTAATGCACCGCACGATCCTAAACAAGCACCCAAACGTTTTGTAGATATGTATGATGCAAATAAAATAGAAATTCCAGAGAATTTTATTTCAGAATATCCGTACAATCAAGCAGCGGGAGCAGGTAGAGGTTTGCGTGATGAAAAATTAGCTCCTTTTCCTAGAACCCCTTATTCAGTTCAGGTAAACAGACAAGAATACTATGCAAGTATTAGTCATATGGATGAGCAAGTAGGTAAAATATTAACCGCTTTAGAAGCATCAGGAAAAGCAGAAAATACCTATATCTTTTTTACTGCAGATCACGGTTTGGCTATTGGTGATCATGGATTTATGGGAAAACAAAATATGTATGATGCAAGTATGAGAGTTCCTATGATTGTTTGTGGACCAAATGTACCAAAAGGGAAAGTAATAGATGAATTTGTGTATTTACAAGATATAATGCCTACTAGTTTAGAATTGGCAGGATTAGAAAAACCAGCTACTATTGATTTTAATAGCTTGTTACCTTTAGTAAAAGGAGAAGTTAAAAAGAGTAAATATCCAACTGTTTACGGAGCCTATTTTGGTTCTCAAAGAATGTACAGAACCAAGGATTATAAAATGATTGTGTACCCTACTATTAATGTGGTAAGGTTATATGACATGAAAAATGATCCTATGGAAATGAATGATTTGGCTGTTGATAAAGAGAAGCATAAAAGAATTTTAAAGAAAATGTTTAAAGAATACAAAGAGGTACAAAAACAAATGAAAGATCCTATTGATTTAACAGTTGTTTTTGAGAGTTTTATGAATAAAAAATCATAA